GCTTGGCCAAgacaaaaatagaattacaatATAATAAGAAAGATCAAGATTTGGAATATCCAAACACTGCAAGGCACTGAGAAAAAAGTGTACAACTTCAGTTTCCAAAGAGATCTCGGCTTAGGTGATTTAGATTTGATATAGAAAATTCTACttcatatgttttcttccaaTTATTAGATTCTATAGAATCCCAGAGTAAATTTGTTCATGCTTCAAAAGGGTCTAGGAAGGAGTAAGGATATAGTTGGACCAGAACACATTTTCCCTTAGGTTTTATCCCAGTAACCACATATATCTGTAAAAGACAGGCCTTCATTTCTCCTTATGTGGAAGGTTTGTATTTTCGTCAACCCAAGTAAGAATCCCGTAGATTCAAAATATCTTGTTtggtgagaaatgcaaatccaagccATACAGAGAATTCCATAAGATGCTCTTTTGCCTTTTAAAGTATTCTATTGGTAACTGTCTGTTCAAATAGTCAACTACCAAGGGAATCTGTGCCCtagtaaatgtttttatttatgtccCAAACTtattttcaattgaaatttgttcACTCGTGCTTGATGCtagtatttgaattttttatgattaaaaaattcCTGGATGTCTTCTGTAAGTATCTTATACAGTGGacatatataagttatatattaaaatccACTTTAACTATGTACTTTAATATGCTTgtattggtttaaaaaaatgttctcaCTTCCTTGGGCAGAAAGGTAGCAGAGTACCTGTGACCAGGGTAACTATTAACATTAATAGTATTTTTGATGCTGAAAAATAAAAGGCTACATATAAGTGTCAAATGAAGgtgagctatttttaaatttctctgatgtACCTGTCTAGAAAAGGTTGCTTTGGAATAAGTTCAGCTGAATTTTAGAACTCAGAGAACAAAGGTTTTCATCTCAATCATCTCAAGATAAATTCATGCAGACACATGCAGCCCCCAAACACAAGCCACTCATGTCCTAAAGAAAACTGTCCTTGAAGAAATGGAGGTGAAAACCTTTGCTGTcaggtatacatacacacacctagAGAAACACATTGCATCTACATAAAGCTTCTGAAAGAACTAAATTAAGATAATGATCattaggattttaaaaagttagttcattaacatggaaaaaatacatttatgggTCTTTATTAGACCCTGAGAAGCTGTAGGAAAAGTTCAAAGTTCATCTCCATTGAATACAGACTAGTTATTAACCtctgacaaaaataaacacttcaaatatatattatttatatgttatagttacgttatatatattcaaatatatattatttatatgttatatttatgttatatatatgtatttgtacgTTATATTAAAAGTGTGACACATATCATTGTGAATCAGTGTTGTCTATAGACCGTCAACATCAGCATCGCGGGAGCTTGTTGGAAATTCAGCCATGCCCCAGACTGACTGAagcagaatttgcattttaacaaaattctCGGGTGATTTGTATACTCTTCAGATAGTTAAAGTTTGAGGAGCTCTAGCCAAAATTAccaatattttttctgtaatttttttttttttttttttttttttttttttttgagatggagtcttgctctgtcgcccagactggagtgcagtggcacaatctcggctcactgcaagctccgcctcccgggttcacgccattctcctgcctcagctttctgagtagctgggactacaggtacccgccatcacacccggctaattttttgtatttttagtagagacggggtttcaccgtgttagccaggatggtctcgatctcctgacctcgtgatctgcccgcctcggcctcccaaagtgctgggattacaggtgtgagccactgcgcccagcctgtaatTTTTTTAGAAGACAGATTTGTCTGTGAATTCAAGCCGTGATGTATAAACCTATTAGTTTGTGATTCTTAGAATTCTAAACAGACTTAGAAGTCCTAACCATATATCGAAACATTCAATAATTATGACAAATTTTAAAGGGGATAATAAGGCAGTCTTTTCCTTTATTACACCAGGCATACAATCAATATAGAAACTTAAACATTATTCAAAATCACAACATAGTAGTCACTTAATATGTATTTCAAATCTGAAATGGCAAGTCATCCTAACTTCATATTATCATATATTACTATAAAATAAAGTcaatcattattttaataatggattaagcatttttttaaaaaagcctaagAAGTCTCCACGATATTTTTATTGGCACTAAGTATCTCTATTCCTCATCTGCTCTTTTAAACTTCTTGTTTCAATCCTATTTTAAATCCTGGGGAGTCTAAGACTATTTCTGCTCGGCCAAGTCAACCAAGGAATCCACCCGTCCTGAACCTGGCTCCTTAATGTAGGCTCCAGGCAAGGAGGGGCTGTACCTCCACCCTGCTTCCCCGCCCCAGGtacctttaaaaacaaacttcacttatagaaagaaatacagagttaaaggaataaaaggaaacaaaacgcTAGATAGTCATAACTTGGATGACTAGTTTTGACTAATTCAGGATTCTGGTAAAGTAGTGGAACTGTCCTAGTTACAAGGATAACTGTTTCTACTGGAAAAATATCAATTCCTTGGTAGCTAGAAATTTTAATTATGTGGAGTAAAAGATTGCCTGCTACCTCAAGACTGTTGGAAATAAGACAGTTTTCCATGAGGTCTTTGGTCCTGTTGCAAAGTTAATATTATTGGGTATACGTgtgcataaatacatacatacacatatgtacattgaGATgtgtgcacatttaaaaataattagctccacaggaaaaaagaaaccttGTAGAAAACCACATAAATCTCCAAAATTTTTCACAATTTAAACAGTAAGGGCATGTTATTAGTTGAATTGAAAAATCTCTTAACTGAaactatatgtttttaaaacatgggCCAAAAGCAACCATGTAACTAGTGTAATTTTAAACAGgaaattttatagctttttttttttttgagagggagtcttgctctgtcacccaggctggagtgcagtggtgcgatcttggttcactgctacctccgcctcctgtcttccagcagttctcctgcctcagcctcctgtgtagctgggattacaggcacccgccaccacgcccggctaaattttatttttagtagagacagggtttgccatattggtcaggctggtttcgaactcctgacctcagatgatccacctgccttggccccccaaagtgctgggattacaggcatgagccactgcgccaggccaagtTTTATGTCTTAAATGTAGAGCCAAAACTCTATGACAGGAACATGTTACAAATCAGTTTCCTCAGCCCTGGTATCCACTGAGGGATGAAAGATTGCAAGGTACAGGGAAGGAGCAAGACTTAGACTTTGGAAAACCTGGCTTCAAATTCTGACTCTATCCTTGTGCTTTGTGGCCTCGGGCACATTTTTTATCCTCTCCTCTCTTAGTCTtagttttctcacttataaaagtAGTAGTTTTGTAATTATAGTAAAACACACAGCATGGGGCCTGGCACACGTGGTCACAACAAGTACATATTATTCTCATTATAATTCTGACTATTGGAGATATGCAAATGGAGCcactatttttataaaatcatcttttattcctttaaaaccTCATTATGGATATTTCCTAGCCCCTCTCAAAACCAACTTACCTTTGTCAAGTCTCCTATGGTGATGCTattcaattttaattaattaaaaacagacTCATCATGTTCAACCTACTAACTCCATCAAATGTTCAAAAGAAATGCTTTAAAGGCATAAGTTTAATTAGATTGATCTTACAGTGATATGtattgaaaattctttctcactTCTTAAGTATTTCAGTCCCTCTCTCGCTTCCATAAGTAACCTCAGGGAGGAGACACAGATTCAAGTAGAGGATTTATTCACACGTGTGCTACATTAGAAGAGGCTCTGGAGAGAAGGCATCAGCATGCAGGCTCCCAGAATGGtcttgagaccaccctgggcatcACATCTGGGACAAGCCAATGAGGTTAATTTATTACAAATGATTCCCCAATGACCCTgaaatactgcttttgctgccaTCTGAATGGGCTAAGTTGATGTGCTGCCAAGAATTTTTTCCACTGATTATATAGACATAACTATAAATCCATTGCAAATGGAGGGAAGGTACCTGTGTCTACATTTGTCtgcatgaacagaaaagaaacctGAGACACATTGATTTTACAATGTGTTTAAAGTGAATTCTTCTTTGCAATTTCCTGACTACATTCTTGCTCTCTGAAAACAGGCAATATGATTTTTATTGTGTATAAATTGGTTTTTGGTGAAAAGGAGTTAAAAGATTTCAAACTTAACTTTTCATCAACAGCCAATGGTCGTTCTGTTTATGACCTTACAGGATATAGCTGGTATATATCACAGTCATAGACGGATGCTGTGCACTGACAAACAAACCTAATCATTAAAATAGGGGACTGCCTGTTTCAAATGCATTATGCACCACAGACAGTATGAACCAGAAAAACTTGGCCTATAATATTTGTTCTAATTATCTCAATCAAGAATAACCACTAATATATTctcagagagagaggaaaggtgattttttaatttcatgataATGTCGCATTAGTTTTtttcagaatatattaaaataaatttaatctaCTTTCaattgctattattaatatttttttccttttgttttctggaaACAATCAGACAATAGCTTAGGAGACTGCAATGGTGGATCTAATCAATCCTACTTCATATGAAAATCGAAACCTATTTCAGGATTCATTTTAGAAAGTACATATTGAAAAACTATATTGAAAAATGACCCGTTGGAATCTAGATTGACATGGCAACATTTGAAACAAGTGGCCTAGCTAACACAGTCAACCATGCAGAAGGAGTTGCAACATTTATAGAAACACAGAAGGAATTCTTGTGAACAGTAATTGccgaaaggaaagaaagaatggataaGAATGGGTTCATGGTTTCAGTGTCGGTGACATTACTGAGTTCATGTTAGCAAAATCAGGTCCCTTCCAAACACAATTATGTAAACTATTTGTATTGGATTGAAAGGGGTCATATTCTGTTACACACATGCAGCATTAAAAAAATCTACCATCAtgtaaaaaaaatagcctggaaAAAGTAAGTCTTTCTCAATTTTCCTCAatcattcaaatttattttaaagtccaGGTAAAAACTCTGAAACTCATTTACTTCTTATAACATCACGGGCGTATCATATCCCTTCCTTTCCTACCCCCAATCAGCCctgcaaacaaaatataaaaggaaacccTTGCCcccaagcaaaacaaaataatattgagTGAAGagctcaacaatttttttttaatggtgaaaaCACTGGTAACATTATTTTCACTTCAATCACTTAACTCATCTAAACGATGTCATAGTTCCACGAATGCTAAGTGCTCCTGTGGCTTGAGAGGGAATCCAGTGCAAGGAATTCAAGGGAAGCATCTCAAACCTTGGCCAGGCAGTGGAAGTGCTTGGTAAATGCAGAGTCCTCCTGGGTGCAAGGGTGCTACACATCACTGGGCGAGCGCGCTCTCTGGGCGAGACTGGACGGGATGCAGCCGCAGCAAATGAGACAGAGCGCTTTCTGGATCTCTTGGTTTCTGAAAGCATATATGACAGGGTTGATGATGGAATTGTAGGTGGCGGGCAGGAGGGTGGCGTAGGTATAGATGGAGGGGTAGGTGTAATCTGCTATCAAGGAATAGAGGGTGAAAGGCATCCAGCAAGCAGCAAAGGTCCCCAGGATGATAGCCAGGGTGGAGACCCCTTTCCGGGTGGTCACATAGTGCGACGTGGCCAGGAAGTGGTGCTGCAGGGCTATCTGATGGGCGTGCCTCATCACAATCTTACAGATCTGGATGTAGAGCTGAAGCATGAGCGCGAACATGAAGAGGAAGGACACCGAGAGGATGGCCGCGTTGTTCTTGGTGAGCGGTCTGACCACGCTGCAGGTGGACTCGTCTCGGAGGCAGTTCCAGCCCATGACGGGCAGCAGCCCCAGGCAGATGGAGGTCCCCCAGAGCATGATGAGCATGACATAGGTAAACGTGACCGTCCTCTCCGAATGGTACGTCAGAGCGTAGTACAGTGAGAGGTAGCGGTCAACAGTGATAGCCAGCAAGCTGcagacagaggcagagaaagaggcgACAATGAGGCCGATCGTGACCAGCTTGGTGGCTTCTGACTGAAGCAGGTAGGCAAAAACAAAATTGATGATGAGTCCAATGCCGGCCAGCAGGTCTGCAAGAGCCAGGCTGCCTATCAGCAGGAACATGGGCGCTCGCAGGCTGGGGTTGTGGAAGATGATAAGGACCACAATGGCATTTTCACAGGAGATGAGGGTTCCCGAGGTACACAAGACAATGTCCCAGGGGTTGACTACGAGCTCAGGCTCTGGCTCTacggcaggaacccgggaggagACAGCAGCCGAGATGTTCTCCGCAGCAGCGGCATCTAAATAATCCCGAGGCAGCCCGCTTAAATTGACCTTCAGGTCTTCATTCATTTTAACCCCTGTCCTCTTCAACGAAAAGACAggctttttaatgtttaaatacaGCAGGGTGACAATCCAAGATCATGCAAAAAacacacagacaaacagaaagccagcCCCTGCTCAGATACCAGTACCAAATGCCACAAGCTTCGGGAATGAGGAACTGTTGGGAAatgaaacaaaagccaaagtctCTGTGGTTTAAACCCCACAACAAAAATGCCGTTTGGCACTGGGGAAAACACAGGGTAGGACTTCAAAACACCAGCGTGAGCGAGACAGGCACACACGGACTCGCGGCGGTCTGTTTGCAAAAGCGCTGCGAATGCACATTGGAAAATCACATCTTGCATGCTGAAAACGAACAACTGTTTGACATCTGGGCTGCTGCCGAGAAAACCACGCGGCAGCGGCAGGTCTCGAGCCAGGGGCCGCCACCCTCGATGGAATATTTAAATCGACTATTTCCATCGAACTCCCACCCTCCAAACGCATCCCCCGCGCGCGTGCACATCCTCAAACGCACCCCCGACCGGAACAAAGAGGGGCTCCCAGACTCCCCCCGTGCGCACGGGGCAGTCGGGAGGGCCACGAGAGGGAGATGTGTGCAATGGAAGTAccgagacagacagacagacagatgccCATGCACCGCCGCCGCTCCCCTGGCGGCGGGGACGGGAGTCCGATGCGAAGGGGACAGACAGGGTGCGGGGACTGGCGGCCCGTGAGGGCGGAGGGGTCATCGAGGGGGTCACCTTGGCGCGCCCAGGCCGAGGGAGCTCCTCCGGTGCTTCCGAAGCGCGCGGGCTACTCGTGTCGCATGTCGGCGCAGGTGCCCGCTGTGGCAAGGGGCGGCGGCCGGGATCCGGAGCGGGCCGGGAGGGCGCCGGGCGCGCGCTCCACTGCAGGTGAGCGGCGCGGCTgcaggtgagcagcaggcaaggcTCGCGCGCCCAGCTTTCGCCGCCGCGCCCGCCTGGCCCACACGCTCCCCGCGCGCGcgccgcccccgccccgcgcGCGCCCGGCCACCCGCCCGCCCGCGGGATCCCCGGGAGGCCGCGCGCGCCCCCACGGGTCAGGGCTGCTCTAGGGTGCGGGCAGGCGAGGGCGGCTCCGGGGCGCAGGGCGAAAAGAGCCAGGAGGCTGAGAACTGCACGGTCGCGCTGCCTGCCTGCCGCGCTGCGCGCCCCACCACAGCCGGCGGCCCCGGGCTTGCACCGGGCGGGGCAGGGGAGCTGCCTGGGAGCCCTGTGACCTATTTCGTTCCTGCGGTTTCCCTGGGGAGCTCCAGTCTCTGCAGTCCTGGTTTTTCCACGCCTTTACCTAAACCGCAACATTCAGGGCCAAAAGAATTGCTTAGGATGATATTCACGATCAGCAGCAGGGGTGCGGGGTGGACAGGTTAGGGAAGCAgatctttaaaacaacaaaatgccCAGCACGCTTTTTTAGAATTGCCCATGGTCCTGGACCCGGTTCATTATCACTGTTCCCCAGGAACATTTGCCTAACTGGATAGATGCTGCTGCTCTGCggatcaccattatcatcaccaaaTTGCACTTATTAAGTGCTCTTTGAGCTGTGTTTTCAAATGGAAATCATTTACTGAGTTCTTGTAGAAGCTTCCTGCAGACATTGGCCAAACCCCAATTCATTTAGATACTGAAGTGGcgctattaatttattttttcattttgtcacaTCAGTGGATTCTAAGATGAAGAACCTGATGGCTGTCTGCTTTTATGACCCCATGCCTCCTCTGGAtataaaaaccagagcacctcatAGATCTTAAGTTCCAAGATGATCCTCCAGTTTAAAGGTGGGATAAGGAAAAAGTGTGATAGTCTTGTCTTGCCCTATCAGAGGTGAAGGTTTTCCCACTGCTTTTCTTCCACTTGCCCAGGGGCTCTTGTATGAATGGAGATGGTCAGCAGGCAAGGGACCCTACAGGGGCATCATCAGCTGACCAGCCTGCCTTCCCCTGGTGCTCACGTCTTCTCTACCCCAGCCCAACAGATTTGGAGCCTCAATCACCCTTGACTTTCTTCCcgcttctccttcccttcttccatcAATCAGTTTCTGGCTCTGCAAGGTCACTCCAGCTCTCCCTGCATGCTACTTCTCATCATCCTCAGCTCCCCGGTTGAGGCCCTCATCCCCCTCACCTGCATTTCTGGTACCCACCTGCCTCTTCCTTTCCCAACCTCCTCGATTTGGCACATCTATTCCATGATGTCCAAGACCTCCTGCTACCTCCAGAATAGTCTGAACCTTTTACCTCGACAGATTCTGCTCAGTAGTTCTTGGGGTGGGCCTAGCTTCTGCATTTGCAAGCCTCTTCCCCagtggtgctgctgctgctgctgctggttcacagatcacactttgagaagcaaGGTTCTATGGAGTTTTCAGAGTGGCTTGTTCATGGTGGGGAGGCGTCAGACACGTGTGTGTCCCAAGAACCGGGCCAAGGGCTGGGCATAGAAATTCAGTAAGACACGGTCTCTGCACGCAAGTGTGCTCAGTCTGGtagtgacacacacacaaatcaacgATAATGCCAGCAGCAAATGCTGTCATGAAGGGATGTAATCTTCTTCTCAATTCTGCATGATGCATCAAAGAATTTTAGAATGAAGCAATGAAAAATGAACAGTCACTTAGCAAACATGTAGTAGTTTTGGCATAATATAGCTCAACCTACATGGCAAAATTTTAGACACCTCACGTTGGCATTGCAGTTTAGGGAAAGCGAATGCATAGGGCTAGCCAGACACTATTCTAGCCAATAACACTGACATGGCCCTGACCTCACGGAGCTTAAAGGGGTGGGACTTTTTAATTCAGTCGTTAATgtgtttgagaattttttttaaaaaaagcgcTGAGTGTTG
The Symphalangus syndactylus isolate Jambi chromosome 15, NHGRI_mSymSyn1-v2.1_pri, whole genome shotgun sequence DNA segment above includes these coding regions:
- the GPR12 gene encoding G-protein coupled receptor 12 encodes the protein MNEDLKVNLSGLPRDYLDAAAAENISAAVSSRVPAVEPEPELVVNPWDIVLCTSGTLISCENAIVVLIIFHNPSLRAPMFLLIGSLALADLLAGIGLIINFVFAYLLQSEATKLVTIGLIVASFSASVCSLLAITVDRYLSLYYALTYHSERTVTFTYVMLIMLWGTSICLGLLPVMGWNCLRDESTCSVVRPLTKNNAAILSVSFLFMFALMLQLYIQICKIVMRHAHQIALQHHFLATSHYVTTRKGVSTLAIILGTFAACWMPFTLYSLIADYTYPSIYTYATLLPATYNSIINPVIYAFRNQEIQKALCLICCGCIPSSLAQRARSPSDV